The genomic interval GCATGGTCTCCTCGTTCAGCGCGCGGCAGATCGAGCCGCTGCGCGCCGCGCTGCTGGAGAAGCTGCGCGATCTCGGCTGGCGCGAGGGCGACAATCTCGAGTTCGACCTGCGCCTCGCCGAACCCACACCTTCGGCACTGTCCGCGGCCTCCGCCGCGCTGGTCGCGCGTGCGCCCGATTTGCTCATCGCGCAGGGAAATCCGACGCTCGATGCCATGCGCCCGCATTCGGGCGCGATCCCCGTCGTCTTCCTGCTGGTCGCCGATCCCGTGGAGCTCGGTCTCGTGGTATCGCTGTCGCATCCCGGCGGCAGCCTGACAGGCTTCACCAATTTCGAGACGGCGGTGGGCGGCAAATGGGTCGATCTCCTGAAGGACGCCGATACCACGATTGAGCGGATCGTCCTGATCGCGAATCCCGACAACAGCACCAGCGCGCCCCTGGCGCGCCGGATCGAGCGCGACGGACGGGAGTCGGGCGTATCAGTGCAAACCGTCGATGTGCGCGACGCTGACGGCATCGAGCGCGCCATTCGCGGCGCGGCCGGCTCGCCGCGGGCCGGATTGATGACGCTGCCGGACTCACTGCCGATCCTGCATCAGGACCTGATCATTCGGCTAACCAGCGAGCTGCGCATTCCCAGCATCCATCCGTTCCGAACCTTTGCGGCGAATGGCGCGCTGATGTCGTATGGCCTGGATTTCCCCGAACTGTACCGGCAGGCCGCGTCCTATGCCGACCAGATTCTCCGCGGCCGCAGCCCCGCCGATCTGCCGGTGCAGGCCCCGACAAAATTCGAGCTGGTGATCAATCTGAACACGGCGAAACTGCTGGGGATCGAAATCCCGCCCGCGCTGCTGGCGAGCGCCGATGAAACCATTGAGTGAGCGAACGACATCGAGCCGGTTCACGGCGGGCCGAGTGAGGGTGGCTGGTTCCACGCAGCGCCTTAGTCGCCGGCCGCGTCAGGAAAGTTCAATCGACGCGGTGCTTGCGCCCTCGGGAACTCGATGCCGCAGAGTCCTTCGACATTGTCCCGGTTCATCAATGTGATAGCCTTCACAGACGATTGCCTTTCGGAAGCGTAAGCTCGCGCCTTTGCAAGTTTGTGGAGTCCCCGCAATGGGCGAAATTCGCAACTTCAGATCCGGAAATCAGGGTGATCCGCCCCCGCACGGCGCAATGCCTCGCCGTCTCGCTGCGATCATCGTCGGTGACATCGCTTCCTACAGCCGCTTGATGCAGGCTGATGAGGAAGGCACGCATGTGCGCGTCAAGCGGATCGAGCGGGATCTGATCGAGCCCAGCATCGTCGAGCATCATGGAACTCTGGTGAAGACGACGGGCGACGGCTTCATCGCGATTTTCGACAGTCCCGTCGAGGCCGTTCGATGCAGCATCGTCATCCAGCAGAACCTCATCGGCCGCAACACCTCGCTTCCGAGGCATTCCCGGATCGAATACCGCATCGGCGTCAATCTCGGTGATGTCATCGTCGAGCCGGACGATATTTACGGCGACGGCGTCAACATCGCCACGCGCATCGAGGGTATCGCGGAGCCTGGTCAGGTCTACATCTCCGGCGCGATCTACGAGCAGATCAAGCACAAGTTGGTGTGTGGCTATGAGTCGCTCGGGGAACGCAAGGTCAAGAACATCACCGATCCCGTGCGGATCTATCGCGTGCTGCCGGATGCAGATGCAGTCGGCAGAACGCGCGGCCGGCGCGAGAATCTCCTGATCTTTCTTCTGAGCGTCACGTTGCTGGCGCTCGCCGCCAGCGTGCTCTGGTATATGCTGACGCAGATGCCGGGCAGGGTGAGCGAGCAGGCCGCTGCGCCGGTCGCTTCGCCGAGCCCTTCGCCGGCCGCATCCGCGAGCCCGCCGCCTCCGCAGCGCGAAGCGGCAACGCAGTCGCCGCAGCCTTCTCCCTCATTGGCGTCGGCACCTCCGTCGCCTGTCCCTGCGCCCGGCCCACCCGCGGCGCCGGCGGTCCGCGAACCCCAGATGATCGCCATTCCCAGCGGCAGCTTTGCAATGGGAAGCAACGATGATCCGACCGAACGTCCTGTCCACCAAGTCACGATCAAGCCGTTCTCGATCGGCAAATATCCGGTGACGGTGCAGGAATGGAACGAATGCGCCGCCGCCAAGGCGTGCGCCTTCACCGCCACCGGCAAGGACGATGCGCCGGTCTCCAATGTGAGCTGGACCGACGCGCAGCAATATGTCTCCTATCTCGCGCAGGCGACGAAGAAGCCCTATCGGCTTCCGAGCGAAGCTGAATGGGAATATGCGGCGCGCGGCGGAACGCAGACCAAATATTGGTGGGGCGACAGGCTTCAGCCGGGCATGGCCGGATGTAAGGATTGCGGTGATCTCGCGGCCGAGCAGCCGGCCAAGGTCGGCAGCTTCAAGCCCAATCCGTTCGGGCTCTACGACATGGGCGGCGGTATCGACCAGTGGGTCGCGGATTGCTGGCACAGGACCTACCAGGGCGCGCCAGGCGACGGCTCGGCATGGACCGGCG from Bradyrhizobium arachidis carries:
- a CDS encoding SUMF1/EgtB/PvdO family nonheme iron enzyme → MGEIRNFRSGNQGDPPPHGAMPRRLAAIIVGDIASYSRLMQADEEGTHVRVKRIERDLIEPSIVEHHGTLVKTTGDGFIAIFDSPVEAVRCSIVIQQNLIGRNTSLPRHSRIEYRIGVNLGDVIVEPDDIYGDGVNIATRIEGIAEPGQVYISGAIYEQIKHKLVCGYESLGERKVKNITDPVRIYRVLPDADAVGRTRGRRENLLIFLLSVTLLALAASVLWYMLTQMPGRVSEQAAAPVASPSPSPAASASPPPPQREAATQSPQPSPSLASAPPSPVPAPGPPAAPAVREPQMIAIPSGSFAMGSNDDPTERPVHQVTIKPFSIGKYPVTVQEWNECAAAKACAFTATGKDDAPVSNVSWTDAQQYVSYLAQATKKPYRLPSEAEWEYAARGGTQTKYWWGDRLQPGMAGCKDCGDLAAEQPAKVGSFKPNPFGLYDMGGGIDQWVADCWHRTYQGAPGDGSAWTGGDCPSHVLRSGSWKNDSRYVRPSNRDGYDTNVRYPTHGFRVALSP
- a CDS encoding ABC transporter substrate-binding protein, which translates into the protein MKRRTFIGAMASGALTPWLAASAQPASRKKLVGMVSSFSARQIEPLRAALLEKLRDLGWREGDNLEFDLRLAEPTPSALSAASAALVARAPDLLIAQGNPTLDAMRPHSGAIPVVFLLVADPVELGLVVSLSHPGGSLTGFTNFETAVGGKWVDLLKDADTTIERIVLIANPDNSTSAPLARRIERDGRESGVSVQTVDVRDADGIERAIRGAAGSPRAGLMTLPDSLPILHQDLIIRLTSELRIPSIHPFRTFAANGALMSYGLDFPELYRQAASYADQILRGRSPADLPVQAPTKFELVINLNTAKLLGIEIPPALLASADETIE